One Streptococcus sp. zg-86 DNA window includes the following coding sequences:
- a CDS encoding nucleoside-triphosphate diphosphatase, with protein sequence MTEKIYEYKDANDWYVGTWDGFTYLTVFGDNEKFDTVRTRFYQLMEQLSVEGLQVHVVKMTSSFSFLKFLIQMIQEKYGRNLSVVQHKGAILVMEGQQIIDIHLPQEGISSDSFFGQADISTAFGDTILIATKNEGKTAEFRQFFEKLGYKVENLNAYPDLPDVAETGTTFEENARLKAETIANLTGKMVLADDSGLKVDKLGGLPGVWSARFSGQDATDARNNAKLLHELAMVFDVKDRSAQFHCTLVVAAPDVDSLVVEADWEGYIATIPQGENGFGYDPLFLVGETGRTAAQMSIEEKNAQSHRAQALEKLLEVFPVWQEKNTIHA encoded by the coding sequence ATGACAGAAAAAATATACGAATACAAGGATGCCAATGATTGGTATGTTGGCACATGGGATGGCTTTACCTACCTAACTGTTTTTGGTGACAATGAGAAGTTTGATACTGTGCGGACACGGTTTTATCAGCTAATGGAGCAATTGTCTGTAGAAGGCTTACAGGTTCATGTAGTGAAGATGACATCTAGCTTTTCTTTTTTAAAATTCCTTATTCAGATGATTCAGGAAAAATATGGGCGCAACTTGTCTGTTGTGCAACACAAGGGAGCTATTCTTGTTATGGAAGGCCAGCAGATTATAGATATTCATCTACCACAAGAAGGCATTTCTTCAGATAGCTTTTTCGGTCAGGCAGATATATCGACGGCTTTTGGTGATACGATTTTAATTGCGACCAAAAATGAGGGGAAGACGGCTGAATTTCGTCAATTCTTTGAAAAATTGGGGTACAAGGTAGAAAATCTGAATGCCTATCCAGACCTTCCAGATGTGGCAGAAACAGGGACGACGTTTGAAGAAAATGCACGCTTAAAAGCAGAAACGATTGCCAATTTGACAGGGAAAATGGTACTGGCTGATGATTCAGGACTCAAAGTTGATAAGCTAGGTGGTTTACCGGGGGTCTGGTCAGCACGTTTTTCAGGTCAGGATGCGACGGATGCGCGAAACAATGCTAAATTACTCCATGAGCTAGCTATGGTTTTTGACGTCAAAGATCGGTCAGCCCAATTCCATTGTACCTTGGTTGTTGCGGCACCAGATGTAGATAGTCTAGTTGTTGAAGCAGATTGGGAGGGTTATATTGCAACGATTCCGCAAGGAGAAAATGGCTTTGGCTACGATCCCCTCTTTCTTGTAGGTGAAACAGGACGTACAGCAGCCCAGATGAGCATTGAAGAAAAAAATGCCCAGTCTCATCGTGCCCAGGCATTGGAAAAATTATTGGAGGTATTTCCAGTATGGCAAGAGAAAAATACTATACATGCGTAG
- the scpB gene encoding SMC-Scp complex subunit ScpB translates to MSRLAEIEVLLFVAGEEGLTVRNIAEMLDLQPSAVIQQIEKLREKYQSDTQSGLAILESSNRYKLVTKKDYAELLRIYAKTPINQSMSRALLETLSIIAYKQPITRIEVDDIRGVNSSGAISKLQAFDLIRENGKKEVLGRPNLYITTDYFLDYMGINHLDELPDVSELVLVDEESELFVERKEIKEDENQ, encoded by the coding sequence ATGAGTCGATTAGCCGAGATTGAAGTCCTTTTATTTGTAGCAGGAGAAGAAGGCTTAACGGTACGAAATATAGCAGAAATGCTTGATTTGCAGCCGTCTGCTGTGATACAGCAAATTGAAAAATTAAGGGAGAAATACCAAAGCGACACTCAGTCAGGATTGGCGATATTAGAATCTTCCAATCGCTATAAATTAGTGACTAAAAAAGACTATGCAGAGCTGTTGCGGATTTATGCTAAAACGCCAATCAATCAGTCCATGTCACGAGCCTTACTTGAAACCCTATCGATTATTGCCTATAAACAGCCGATTACGAGGATTGAAGTCGATGATATTCGTGGTGTCAATTCGAGCGGAGCTATTAGTAAGTTGCAGGCTTTTGACTTGATTCGGGAGAATGGGAAAAAGGAAGTGCTGGGTCGTCCGAACCTATACATTACAACCGATTATTTCCTTGATTACATGGGGATTAACCATTTGGATGAATTGCCTGATGTGTCAGAGCTTGTTTTGGTCGATGAAGAAAGCGAATTGTTCGTAGAAAGAAAAGAGATAAAAGAAGATGAGAATCAATAA
- the cbpB gene encoding cyclic-di-AMP-binding protein CbpB has product MITREFETFLLAQEETFLTPANKLAVIIDTHNVNHAKLLLSHMTYSRVPVVTEENRFVGTIGLREIVTYQTENELTDEELEMDIALIVKRDVATVGAHYHLEEVMRKLIDQAFLPVVGEDQKFLGIITRKSILKAVNALLHNFTFQSKG; this is encoded by the coding sequence ATGATTACACGTGAATTTGAAACCTTTCTCCTTGCACAGGAAGAAACGTTTTTGACGCCAGCTAATAAACTAGCTGTGATTATTGATACGCACAATGTGAACCATGCAAAGCTCTTGCTCAGCCATATGACCTATTCTCGTGTGCCAGTTGTGACAGAGGAAAATCGCTTTGTTGGGACGATTGGCTTGCGCGAAATTGTCACATACCAGACGGAAAATGAATTGACGGATGAAGAGTTGGAGATGGATATTGCTTTAATTGTGAAACGAGATGTTGCAACGGTTGGTGCCCATTATCACTTGGAAGAAGTCATGCGAAAATTGATTGATCAAGCCTTTTTACCAGTTGTGGGAGAAGATCAGAAATTCTTGGGAATCATCACCCGCAAGTCGATTTTAAAGGCAGTAAATGCCCTCTTGCATAACTTTACATTTCAGTCAAAAGGATGA
- a CDS encoding metallophosphoesterase, with amino-acid sequence MAREKYYTCVVMSDSHGDRAIVEEVKERYMGQVDALFHNGDSELEAKDPLWDGIQVVGGNCDYDRAYPDQLVTTLGDVTIAQTHGHLYGINFTWMRLDYWAEEVGADICLYGHLHVPDATVRGKTLFVNPGSIRQPRGMINECLYAILTIFEDHIHIEYCNRNHQVYAPLTKDIPR; translated from the coding sequence ATGGCAAGAGAAAAATACTATACATGCGTAGTGATGAGTGATTCGCATGGCGATCGTGCGATTGTGGAAGAAGTAAAAGAACGGTACATGGGGCAAGTAGATGCCCTCTTTCATAATGGGGATTCCGAACTAGAGGCGAAGGATCCTTTGTGGGACGGGATTCAGGTTGTGGGTGGCAATTGTGACTATGATAGGGCCTATCCAGATCAGTTGGTGACCACATTAGGCGATGTGACGATTGCCCAAACCCATGGTCATTTGTATGGGATTAACTTTACTTGGATGCGTCTGGATTACTGGGCAGAAGAAGTAGGTGCGGATATTTGTTTGTATGGCCATTTGCATGTTCCAGATGCGACCGTTCGTGGCAAGACCCTCTTTGTCAACCCAGGTTCCATTCGTCAACCTCGTGGTATGATTAACGAATGTCTTTATGCAATTTTAACGATTTTTGAGGATCATATTCATATTGAGTATTGCAATCGCAACCACCAAGTCTATGCGCCATTAACAAAGGATATTCCAAGATGA
- the yidD gene encoding membrane protein insertion efficiency factor YidD — MIHILIGLVRFYQRFISPLFPPSCRYQPTCSSYMIEALQKHGIKGLIMGIARILRCHPFVEGGRDPVPDTFSLKRQQTDE; from the coding sequence ATGATTCACATCTTGATTGGCTTGGTGCGCTTCTATCAACGATTTATCTCGCCCTTGTTTCCACCCAGTTGTCGCTATCAACCAACCTGCTCTAGCTATATGATTGAGGCACTCCAAAAGCATGGAATTAAAGGGTTGATAATGGGAATAGCACGTATTTTGCGGTGTCATCCTTTTGTTGAAGGAGGTAGGGATCCGGTACCAGATACTTTTAGCTTAAAACGTCAGCAGACCGATGAATAG
- a CDS encoding segregation/condensation protein A, with protein MDIKLKDFEGPLDLLLHLVSKYQMDIYEVPITEVIEQYLAYIATLQAMRLEIAGEYMVMASQLMLIKSRRLLPKMVEQEEIVEDPEQELLSQLEEYRTFKALSEKLKEQHEERAHYFSKPKLELVYDDVTLAQDKSVIDIFLAFSKVMAEKQEELRTSHTTIARDEYKIEDMMEQVRSYLQREKRVALQQLFVESRDMNQVITLFLATLEMVKSKEITMEQTENFGEIYVIRSEDESISRD; from the coding sequence ATGGATATTAAACTAAAAGATTTTGAAGGCCCCCTCGATTTGCTCCTTCACTTGGTGTCCAAGTACCAGATGGATATTTATGAGGTTCCCATTACCGAAGTTATTGAGCAATATCTTGCCTATATTGCAACCTTGCAGGCTATGCGCCTGGAAATTGCTGGGGAATATATGGTGATGGCTAGTCAACTCATGCTCATAAAGAGCCGTAGACTCTTACCCAAAATGGTCGAGCAAGAAGAAATTGTCGAGGATCCTGAGCAAGAATTGCTATCGCAATTGGAAGAATATCGGACCTTTAAGGCACTCAGTGAGAAATTAAAGGAACAACATGAGGAACGTGCCCATTATTTCTCCAAACCAAAATTGGAATTGGTCTATGATGATGTTACATTGGCCCAGGATAAGTCGGTGATTGATATTTTTCTCGCTTTTTCTAAGGTGATGGCAGAAAAGCAGGAAGAACTGCGGACAAGTCACACAACCATTGCTCGTGATGAATATAAAATCGAAGACATGATGGAGCAGGTTCGGAGCTATCTTCAAAGGGAAAAGCGTGTGGCACTGCAGCAATTATTTGTTGAGAGTCGTGACATGAATCAAGTCATTACGCTCTTTTTGGCCACGCTAGAAATGGTGAAAAGTAAGGAAATTACCATGGAGCAAACCGAAAATTTTGGAGAGATTTACGTGATAAGGAGTGAAGATGAGTCGATTAGCCGAGATTGA
- a CDS encoding pseudouridine synthase, with protein MRINKYIAHAGVASRRKAEELIKQGLVTVNGQVVRELGTTIKSGDKVEVEGQPIYNEEKVYYLLNKPRGVISSVSDDKGRKTVIDLLPHVSERIYPVGRLDWDTSGVLILTNDGDFTDEMIHPRNEIDKVYVARVKGIANKEVLRPLTRGVVIDGKKTKPAVYTILKVDPVKNRSVVELTIHEGRNHQVKKMFEAVGLQVDKLSRTRFGNLDLTGLRPGESRKLNKKDVSKLHTLAVTKKQKS; from the coding sequence ATGAGAATCAATAAATACATTGCACACGCTGGTGTAGCTAGTCGTAGAAAGGCAGAAGAGTTGATCAAGCAAGGCTTGGTGACGGTCAACGGTCAAGTAGTGCGTGAGCTTGGAACCACGATTAAATCTGGCGATAAGGTCGAAGTAGAAGGACAACCGATTTATAATGAAGAAAAAGTTTATTATCTCCTTAATAAACCGCGTGGTGTGATTTCCAGCGTGTCAGATGACAAGGGGAGAAAGACAGTTATTGATTTGTTGCCACATGTATCAGAGCGGATTTACCCTGTTGGTCGCTTAGATTGGGATACATCTGGCGTGTTGATTTTGACCAATGATGGTGATTTCACAGACGAAATGATTCACCCTCGGAATGAGATTGACAAGGTCTATGTAGCGCGTGTCAAAGGAATTGCCAATAAAGAAGTCCTACGTCCCTTGACTCGTGGTGTTGTGATTGACGGTAAGAAAACCAAACCGGCTGTTTACACGATTTTGAAAGTAGATCCGGTTAAAAATCGATCAGTCGTTGAATTGACCATTCATGAAGGGCGCAATCACCAAGTCAAGAAAATGTTTGAGGCAGTTGGTTTGCAGGTAGATAAACTTTCTCGAACTCGCTTTGGGAACCTTGATTTAACTGGTCTTCGTCCAGGAGAATCCCGTAAATTGAATAAGAAAGATGTCAGCAAACTCCATACTCTGGCTGTGACGAAGAAGCAGAAATCATGA
- a CDS encoding YneF family protein, protein MNLGLAIVLIIVAFAGGVALGIYLSRKQVENYIADKPILDENALRAMMSQMGQKPSEAKVQQVLRQIKSQQKVATKKK, encoded by the coding sequence ATGAATTTAGGTCTTGCAATTGTATTGATCATCGTAGCTTTTGCTGGTGGTGTTGCTTTGGGAATCTACCTTTCACGCAAACAGGTTGAAAATTATATCGCAGATAAGCCAATCTTGGATGAAAATGCTCTTCGCGCGATGATGAGCCAAATGGGTCAAAAACCAAGTGAAGCAAAAGTACAACAAGTGCTTCGCCAAATCAAGAGTCAACAAAAAGTTGCAACAAAGAAAAAATAA
- the racE gene encoding glutamate racemase, with translation MDNRPIGFLDSGVGGLTVVRELMRQLPHEEIVYIGDSARAPYGPRPAEQIREYTWELVQFLVTKNVKMIVFACNTATAVAWEEVKAKLDIPVLGVILPGASSAIKASKSGKIGVLGTAMTIQSDIYREKIQALSPDTEVTSLACPKFVPLVESNNYQSSLAKKVVYETLRSLKGSVDTVVLGCTHYPLLRPIIQNVLGQDVTLIDSGAECARDISVLLNYFEINHSRTGNQPQHFFYTTASPAAFREIAENWLGKDIQVEHVTL, from the coding sequence ATGGATAATCGACCAATTGGATTTTTAGATTCCGGTGTAGGTGGTTTGACGGTTGTGCGTGAGTTGATGCGTCAGCTTCCACATGAAGAAATTGTCTATATCGGTGATTCGGCAAGAGCTCCTTATGGGCCACGTCCAGCTGAGCAAATTAGGGAATATACCTGGGAATTGGTTCAGTTTTTAGTAACGAAAAATGTCAAGATGATTGTCTTTGCCTGTAATACAGCAACTGCAGTTGCTTGGGAAGAAGTCAAGGCCAAGCTAGACATTCCTGTTCTCGGTGTGATTTTACCGGGGGCGTCATCAGCTATCAAGGCTTCAAAGTCAGGAAAGATTGGTGTCTTAGGCACGGCTATGACGATTCAATCGGATATCTATCGGGAAAAAATTCAGGCTTTATCACCTGATACGGAAGTTACGAGTCTGGCCTGCCCAAAATTTGTTCCCTTGGTAGAATCAAATAATTATCAGTCAAGTTTAGCAAAGAAAGTGGTGTATGAGACCTTGCGTTCCCTCAAGGGAAGTGTTGATACAGTTGTCTTAGGCTGTACCCACTATCCCTTGCTTCGTCCGATTATCCAAAATGTTTTGGGACAGGATGTGACCTTGATTGATAGCGGAGCAGAGTGTGCACGGGATATCTCTGTCTTACTCAATTATTTTGAAATCAATCATAGTCGGACAGGGAATCAGCCGCAGCATTTCTTTTATACAACAGCTAGTCCAGCTGCCTTTCGGGAAATTGCAGAGAACTGGCTTGGAAAAGATATACAAGTGGAGCATGTTACCCTATGA
- the xerD gene encoding site-specific tyrosine recombinase XerD, whose product MREMTDYIQSFLATKQLSDNSKTAYLYDLQQFHTYCQGGISPTTLALYQGFLQSLKPTAQKRKLSAVNQFLYYLYENEQIDRFYKVKASQQLRQRSATASLEDLSFLWVDSQYKEGQRIALLIACLGLLPSELATIKRADIDVSFQVLTIVKAGQKRILPLPNALLPYVEEGEGNYLFDKKGASYSRQWFFNRLSEFLEEQGKSEWTAQKLREQFILGQLEAGKDVAAVAKHLGLKTTVSLEKYKHGY is encoded by the coding sequence ATGAGGGAGATGACAGACTATATTCAGTCCTTTTTAGCGACGAAACAGCTATCGGACAACTCAAAAACCGCCTATCTCTATGATTTGCAGCAATTTCATACCTATTGTCAAGGAGGCATTAGTCCGACGACACTAGCGTTGTATCAAGGATTTTTACAAAGTCTAAAACCAACGGCACAAAAGCGCAAACTGTCAGCGGTGAATCAATTTTTGTATTATTTATATGAAAATGAGCAGATTGACCGCTTTTACAAGGTGAAAGCAAGTCAACAACTGCGACAGCGTTCCGCAACGGCTAGTTTAGAAGATTTGTCTTTTTTATGGGTAGATAGTCAGTATAAAGAAGGTCAGCGGATTGCCCTCTTGATTGCCTGTTTGGGCTTGCTTCCCAGTGAGTTAGCAACCATTAAACGAGCAGATATAGATGTTTCCTTTCAGGTGTTGACGATTGTGAAGGCTGGTCAAAAGCGGATTCTGCCCCTACCTAATGCGCTACTTCCGTATGTGGAGGAGGGTGAAGGAAATTACTTGTTTGATAAAAAAGGTGCCAGTTATTCTCGTCAATGGTTTTTTAACCGCTTATCAGAATTTTTAGAAGAACAAGGGAAGTCAGAATGGACGGCTCAGAAACTGCGGGAACAGTTTATTCTTGGTCAGTTGGAGGCTGGAAAGGATGTGGCTGCTGTTGCCAAACACTTGGGTTTGAAAACAACAGTCAGTCTAGAAAAATACAAACATGGATATTAA